The proteins below come from a single Candidozyma auris chromosome 3, complete sequence genomic window:
- the XUT1 gene encoding Xut1p, whose translation MESVKRLGKRVVRKVTTKDGFFGDYDYAYLFIPDIPFTNKTPKTQPFFGLNSEMPLFLGFLLGLQHALAMLAGVVTPPLIISSTANFDATTTEYLVSASLITSGILSIIQITRFRLWKSNYYLGTGLLSVVGTSFSTITIVTKSFPMMYDSGICETINGVKQPCIAGYGHLLATGSLCGLLSVLLSFTPSKVLNKIFPPIVTGPVVLLIGVHLIESGFKDWAGGSSCVGETCGTAKPLHWGSAEFIGLGFLVYVSIILAERFGSPIMKSCAVIVGLLIGCIVAAACGYFSHSDIDSAPAATFIWVKTFPLKLYGPIVLPFLAVYIVCVMEAIGDITATCDVSRLEVEGELFDSRIQGGVLADGLNGILAGLMTVTPMSVFAQNNGVISITKCANKAVGYWAVFFLLIMGIFSKFAGAIVSIPKAVLGGMTTFLFTSVAVSGMKIICSTEFTRRDRFLLTASLLPGFGATLVPDWFSYVFTYLGPNKALQGFFDAIVLVMETGFALTGFIGVILNLALPQIADEVEELNEVVLEVVGSADEHALEVYKSKELDTYTHRGIDESTSSKERD comes from the coding sequence ATGGAATCAGTCAAACGCTTGGGCAAGAGAGTTGTGCGCAAGGTCACCACGAAAGATGGTTTCTTCGGTGACTACGACTACGCATACTTATTTATTCCTGATATCCCCTTTACGAATAAAACTCCCAAGACCCAGCCATTCTTCGGCTTGAACTCGGAGATGCCACTATTCCTAGGGTTTCTTCTAGGTCTCCAACATGCGTTGGCTATGTTGGCTGGTGTGGTGACTCCACCGCTTATAATTTCATCGACGGCTAACTTTGATGCCACCACAACAGAGTATCTTGTTTCTGCGTCTTTAATTACCTCGGGCATCTTGTCCATCATCCAGATCACAAGGTTCCGCTTGTGGAAGTCCAATTACTACTTGGGCACTGGTTTGCTCTCTGTGGTGGGCACATCTTTTTCAACCATCACTATCGTCACCAAATCGTTTCCCATGATGTACGATAGCGGCATCTGCGAGACGATAAATGGAGTGAAACAGCCCTGCATTGCAGGATACGGCCATTTGTTGGCAACTGGGTCTCTCTGCGGACTTCTAAGCGTACTTTTATCATTCACTCCATCGAAGGTTTTGAACAAGATCTTTCCACCAATTGTGACTGGGCCGGTCGTACTCTTGATAGGTGTCCATTTAATTGAATCTGGCTTCAAAGATTGGGCTGGTGGCTCCTCCTGCGTGGGTGAAACTTGTGGGACAGCCAAACCTTTGCATTGGGGCTCTGCTGAATTTATCGGTCTTGGGTTTTTGGTCTACGTTTCCATCATTCTCGCTGAACGGTTTGGATCTCCAATCATGAAGTCGTGTGCTGTCATTGTGGGCTTGTTGATTGGCTGTATCGTAGCTGCTGCTTGTGGCTACTTCTCCCATTCCGATATTGACCTGGCTCCTGCTGCAACTTTTATCTGGGTAAAAACTTTCCCTTTGAAGCTTTATGGGCCAATTGTGCTACCGTTCTTGGCAGTGTACATTGTCTGCGTTATGGAAGCCATTGGAGACATTACAGCAACATGTGATGTTTCAAGATTGGAAGTCGAAGGTGAACTCTTTGACTCCAGAATTCAAGGCGGTGTTCTCGCTGATGGCTTGAACGGTATTCTTGCCGGTCTTATGACGGTAACGCCCATGTCAGTATTTGCACAAAATAACGGTGTGATTTCCATCACTAAATGTGCCAACAAAGCCGTCGGGTACTGGGCTGTgtttttccttctcattATGGGAATTTTCAGCAAATTCGCTGGTGCTATTGTATCGATTCCAAAGGCCGTTTTGGGTGGAATGACGACATTTCTTTTCACCTCGGTTGCCGTGAGCGGGATGAAGATTATTTGTTCTACCGAGTTTACGAGACGAGACAGGTTTTTGCTTACTGCATCTTTGCTTCCAGGCTTTGGTGCTACACTCGTGCCTGACTGGTTTAGTTACGTATTTACGTACTTGGGCCCAAATAAGGCATTGCAAGGTTTCTTCGACGCCATTGTTTTGGTTATGGAGACAGGATTCGCCTTAACCGGATTTATTGGAGTGATTCTCAACTTAGCGTTGCCGCAAATCGCTGACGAAGtcgaagagctcaatgagGTCGTTTTAGAGGTTGTGGGGTCTGCCGACGAACACGCTTTAGAAGTGTACAAGtccaaagagcttgataCGTATACTCACCGTGGCATTGACGAATCAACATccagcaaagaaagagactAA
- the CBF1 gene encoding Cbf1p, with protein sequence MVNKRDAANSYVEGNKKVKLDNGKKEDIAIDSELLGDQSSYANSGNQDQGDVKDEEAAVAAAASLAQEADPANAAAAALSHQQQSHPHHHHQQQQQQQQQQQQQQHALHHRMYDTYSSSVHAAAAQHTHRPDSTMLQPTTLPPPANSKPPHGSDEWHRIRRENHKEVERRRRDSINAGIKELAALIPTPDTNKAQILQRAVEFIKRLKENENNNIEKWTLEKLLTEQAVSELNASNEKLKAELERAYREIDSLRRQLDEKQ encoded by the coding sequence ATGGTAAACAAAAGAGACGCTGCCAACTCCTACGTTGAAGGTAACAAGAAAGTCAAGCTTGACAATGGCAAAAAGGAGGATATCGCCATTGACTCGGAATTGTTGGGCGACCAATCGTCGTATGCCAATTCAGGTAACCAGGACCAAGGCGATGTgaaggatgaagaagcgGCTgtcgctgctgctgcttcattGGCACAGGAAGCCGACCCTGCCAatgctgccgctgctgctttgaGCCACCAGCAACAGTCACACccacatcatcatcaccaacaacagcagcaacaacagcagcaacaacagcaacagcagcatGCCTTGCACCATAGGATGTACGACACTTATAGTTCTCTGGTTCACGCTGCTGCAGCTCAACACACTCACAGACCCGATCTGACCATGTTGCAGCCTACAACTTTGCCTCCTCCTGCTAACAGCAAGCCCCCTCACGGTTCTGACGAATGGCACCGCATCAGACGTGAGAACCacaaagaagttgagagaaggagaagagacCTGATCAACGCAGGTATCAAGGAGTTGGCTGCTTTGATACCTACCCCAGACACGAACAAGGCTCAAATTTTGCAGAGAGCTGTTGAATTCATCAAGCGTTTGAAAGAAAACGAGAACAACAACATTGAAAAATGGACATTGGAAAAATTGTTGACTGAGCAAGCTGTCAGTGAGTTGAACGCCTCAAACGAGAAATTGAAGGCTGAATTGGAAAGAGCTTACCGTGAGATTGACAGCTTGAGAAGACAACTTGACGAAAAGCAATAG
- the PRI2 gene encoding DNA primase subunit PRI2 — translation MFRQTKRRTAGRRNFEEVSSYAESSKSLYPSRLSFYDLPPLEEITLEEFESWAIDRLKILIEIESCLARSKPLKDIETVVRPLLLKFLPLNPPSSGSDAQIIAERKKDHYSHYTLRLVFCRTEELRKKFVKNEATLFKIRYNMLQPKEQLEFAKLYSDKLMWEYISNEEKLELMDELVAASGPVIRTILTIENAGDANFSITSEQLRHHIRNKESFIKLPFEKVPNLVSSRQVYLRRGFAYIPSTLQVSLLSVVFSESLNSALLKTFQAIPRLEEDDRLLPLLNNLSRGFASIQYDSFADPATASDINATSVTTPQISKHYPLCASHLQKALVANSHLKYNGRQQLGLFLKGIGLNVDEAMKFWSYQFTKSSKMNMDTFNKEYKYNVRHTYGLEGGRINYKPWDCATILSKPKPQKGEYHGCPYRDLPLESLVETLGQMGIQDQHDINGIVEDVNKNDYTVACTRVFEITHKHQLQGKNENLHINHPNLYFDRSRQLERNDTKAVSTAR, via the coding sequence ATGTTCAGACAAACGAAAAGGAGAACAGCGGGTAGAAGGAATTTTGAGGAAGTGTCTTCTTACGCTGAGTCCTCCAAATCATTGTACCCATCGAGGTTGTCATTTTATGACTTACCTCCATTGGAAGAGATCACATTGGAGGAGTTCGAAAGCTGGGCAATTGATaggttgaagatcttgattGAAATTGAGTCATGTTTAGCTAGATCGAAGCCACTCAAGGATATTGAAACGGTGGTGAGACCGCTCTTGCTCAAATTTTTACCTTTGAACCCGCCCTCGTCTGGCTCAGACGCCCAGATAATCGCcgaaagaaagaaggacCATTATTCCCATTACACGTTGCGTCTTGTGTTTTGCAGAACAGAAGAACTCAGGAAGAAGTTTGTTAAGAACGAAGCAACATTATTCAAGATCAGGTACAATATGCTCCAGCCAAAAGAACAGTTGGAGTTTGCGAAGTTGTACAGCGACAAGTTGATGTGGGAATACATCTCtaatgaagagaagcttgaaCTAATGGACGAGTTGGTTGCTGCCTCAGGACCAGTTATAAGAACAATCTTGACCATTGAGAACGCGGGAGATGCCAATTTCTCAATCACTTCTGAGCAACTAAGGCACCACATTCGAAACAAGGAaagcttcatcaagttgcCTTTTGAGAAGGTTCCTAATTTGGTGTCTCTGAGACAAGTGTACCTCCGTCGTGGTTTTGCATACATCCCTTCTACATTGCAAGTTTCATTGCTTTCAGTGGTGTTCAGTGAGCTGTTGAACCTGGCGCTTCTAAAGACCTTCCAAGCAATCCCGAGACTCGAGGAAGATGATCGTTTATTACCTCTCCTCAACAATTTGTCCCGCGGCTTTGCAAGCATTCAATACGATAGCTTTGCTGACCCTGCCACTGCATCTGATATCAACGCTACTTCGGTGACCACTCCGCAAATCTCCAAGCATTACCCACTTTGTGCATCCCACCTTCAGAAAGCATTGGTCGCCAACTCTCACTTAAAGTACAACGGTAGGCAACAGCTAGGATTGTTTCTTAAAGGTATTGGTCTTAATGTTGATGAGGCTATGAAATTCTGGTCATACCAATTCACAAAGTCTTCGAAGATGAATATGGATACGTTTAACAAAGAGTATAAGTATAACGTTAGACACACGTATGGTCTAGAGGGTGGTCGTATAAATTACAAGCCGTGGGACTGTGCGACGATATTGCTGAAACCAAAGCCTCAAAAGGGCGAATACCATGGTTGTCCATACAGAGACTTGCCTCTTGAGCTGTTGGTAGAGACGTTGGGTCAGATGGGAATACAAGACCAACATGACATCAACGGTATCGTCGAAGATGTCAACAAAAACGACTACACAGTGGCTTGCACGCGTGTTTTTGAAATCACCCACAAGCATCAGCTCCAAGGAAAGAACGAGAACCTTCATATCAACCACCCCAACTTGTACTTTGACAGGTCAAGACAGTTGGAGCGTAACGATACGAAGGCTGTGTCTACCGCGAGATAA
- the CSO99 gene encoding Cso99p: MEMQVAPAFTKSKSPLPLTLLLRLNALLKKSVFSRKFYQEITDKVLSKSSSVDANLYFICYFTLLLSSILNNKPQIVRFLKQQKANIIKLVNRGFNTNFEVEKSNEKTKESENVEVEYKSNLAVHLKAVSSYIADVRIFNRLTDSIKYMPWIIDEFTAMMNPASSVPRLDRIVNFLQSINCLVLELFENAGWLTDHNWVGTGDNAYWSMLTYVWCSRVWGAYLVLEIVELFRRTPFAKWDSNWRLAVFKQAVQLPLVVHWSLYEGCLTPFWVGLCGSGASWWGFRDMWASIDLS; encoded by the coding sequence ATGGAAATGCAGGTAGCTCCCGCTTTtacaaaatcaaagagTCCGCTCCCGCTTACCTTGTTGTTGCGTCTCAATgctttgctcaagaagtccGTCTTCTCTCGCAAATTCTACCAGGAGATAACCGATAAGGTGTTGAGCAAGTCCTCGTCTGTTGATGCAAACTTGTACTTCATTTGTTACTTCACGCTATTGTTGAGCTCGatcttgaacaacaagCCCCAGATTGTGAGgttcttgaagcagcagaaggCCAATATTATCAAGTTGGTGAACAGAGGGTTCAACACGAACTTCGAGGTGGAAAAGCTGAATGAAAAAACTAAGGAATCAGAGAATGTGGAAGTGGAATATAAGTCCAATCTTGCCGTCCACTTGAAAGCGGTGTCGTCATATATTGCGGACGTGAGAATCTTCAATCGTCTCACTGACTCCATCAAGTACATGCCTTGGATCATTGACGAATTCACCGCCATGATGAATCCAGCGTCGTCGGTACCTCGACTTGACCGCATCGTCAATTTCTTACAGTCGATCAACTGTCTTGTCctcgagctttttgaaaatgccGGCTGGCTCACAGACCACAATTGGGTTGGCACAGGCGATAATGCCTACTGGTCCATGCTCACGTATGTGTGGTGTTCGAGAGTATGGGGTGCCTACTTGGTGCTCGAGATAGTGGAGCTTTTCAGAAGAACACCGTTTGCCAAATGGGACAGCAACTGGCGCTTGGCGGTGTTCAAGCAAGCAGTCCAGCTTCCATTGGTTGTGCATTGGTCGCTCTATGAAGGTTGCTTGACTCCATTCTGGGTCGGTCTTTGCGGTAGCGGAGCCTCCTGGTGGGGCTTTAGAGACATGTGGGCCTCGATAGATTTGAGCTAG
- the MNN4 gene encoding Mnn4p: MFMGIKRRALHALLVCGALVLLSLWLSSASIPRSIQPANYLDSLSVSLWSSNPLNTDQDSLNKKVIQKVKQRRKNDLEDVFWRVDTRLRKDQTELEIPPYFFQNDKDRPDVQPFDPRFTLAFYYYFIRKHASTSPQGITAPFHWADWMDMSVLDQYIFTNEHTTCSFMDQREKEEEMAKKHDKPNPHESLDPAEYCLEDKDLPFTHDDGNRLRMGFNVKKYPGRMEASMGVIAGRSYMYTHAPPPASVIFMTDNGSYNITTTGAKEKLLHNGIVDDYIKSGKKTINTLEEFTLLNQEVPSFTERVISDYQIHLSHSDFVSNPSEIIDQLQSRSQSKPLTQQEEKYLQSVQYSVATQNDPPKFFKEARIFNTVIGDHYDWRFFNGIKLHSEEQELTLHRMVRTWLSFCRKQGIRTWMAHGSLLSWYWNGIGFPWDNDIDVQVPIMDLHKLAMYFNQSLVVEDGKDGFSRYFIDITSSITVREKSNGKNNIDARFIDVDSGLYIDITALAVSKESAPDRYTHGSPKEVKDDPDKLNVNDKLQLYNCRNQHFSSLQEVSPLFKSFVEGKVAYIPKRYSDILTAEYNRKGLLDKFFSHRLFMPQLRLWIHQDKLRFFLRDRNQWLKYFSAKTSAESVGLTKPDLHGDLTTREVAALIEMNEKDLLDLMLDDSILIEYAVSREMTAIHENEIMRLLFGKSTEKIVSRAKEFSPLKFEPFLARLRQDYASFESEVQRYIGLHDKYILNPTKEQEKDKLEEKESEGKNPNKDNSKKSKEEKSQKTKDTEVNENK; the protein is encoded by the coding sequence ATGTTCATGGGCATCAAACGAAGAGCCCTCCACGCTCTCCTTGTGTGTGGTGCCTTGGTGCTTTTGTCTCTCTGGCTCTCGCTGGCGTCGATCCCTCGCCTGATACAACCAGCCAATTACTTGGACTCGCTTCTGGTGTCGCTATGGCTGTCTAATCCACTCAACACTGACCAAGACTCACTCAACAAGAAAGTCATTCAGAAGGTGAAGCAGCGAAGAAAGAATGATTTGGAGGACGTCTTCTGGAGAGTCGATACCCGTTTGCGCAAGGATCAGACCGAACTAGAAATTCCCCCCTATTTTTTCCAAAACGACAAGGACCGGCCCGATGTGCAACCGTTTGACCCAAGGTTCACCTTGGCCTTCTACTACTACTTCATACGAAAGCATGCGCTGACGTCGCCACAAGGCATTACGGCGCCATTCCACTGGGCGGACTGGATGGACATGTCTGTGCTTGATCAGTATATATTCACCAACGAGCACACAACATGCTCGTTCATGGATCAACgtgaaaaggaagaagagatggcGAAGAAGCATGACAAGCCCAACCCACACGAATCCTTGGATCCAGCAGAGTACTGCCTTGAGGATAAAGACTTGCCCTTTACTCACGATGATGGCAACAGGCTTCGGATGGGTTTCAACGTTAAAAAGTATCCGGGCAGAATGGAGGCTAGCATGGGAGTGATCGCTGGAAGATCTTATATGTATACGCAtgctcctcctcctgcCAGCGTTATTTTCATGACCGATAATGGTTCGTATAATATCACAACAACTGGggccaaagagaagctaCTACATAATGGCATTGTCGATGATTACATCAAACTGGGTAAGAAAACGATCAACACATTGGAGGAGTTTACTTTGTTGAACCAAGAGGTTCCTTCGTTCACCGAAAGAGTGATAAGCGATTATCAAATCCACTTAAGCCACCTGGACTTCGTTCTGAACCCAAGTGAGATTATTGATCAGTTGCAAAGTCGAAGTCAATCAAAGCCATTGACacagcaagaagaaaagtaCCTTCAATCTGTCCAATATTCTGTAGCGACTCAAAATGATCCACCAAAGTTTTTCAAAGAGGCCAGAATCTTTAATACTGTTATTGGCGACCACTACGATTGGAGATTTTTCAACGGCATAAAGCTTCACtcagaagaacaagaacttACTTTGCATCGTATGGTGAGAACTTGGTTGTCCTTTTGTCGTAAGCAAGGTATCAGGACGTGGATGGCACATGGTTCCCTTCTCTCGTGGTATTGGAATGGTATAGGGTTTCCTTGGGACAACGACATTGATGTTCAGGTGCCAATCATGGACTTGCACAAACTAGCCATGTACTTTAACCAATCTCTCGTTGTTGAAGACGGCAAAGACGGCTTCAGTCGTTATTTCATCGATATCACGTCCTCCATTACTGTCAGGGAAAAAAGCAATGGAAAAAACAATATCGATGCCAGATTCATTGACGTCGATTCTGGTCTCTACATTGATATTACAGCTTTGGCTGTCAGCAAGGAATCTGCGCCAGACAGGTACACTCATGGAAGCCCAAAGGAGGTCAAGGACGACCCTGACAAGCTTAATGTCAATGACAAACTTCAACTTTACAATTGTCGAAATCAGCATTTTTCGAGCCTTCAGGAGGTTTCACCTCTATTTAAGTCATTCGTGGAGGGTAAAGTGGCGTACATTCCTAAAAGGTATTCAGATATCCTCACTGCAGAGTATAATAGGAAAGGCTTGCTTGACAAGTTCTTCAGTCATCGTCTCTTTATGCCGCAATTACGGCTTTGGATACATCAAGATAAGTTGAGGTTCTTCTTACGTGATAGGAATCAGTGGCTCAAATACTTCAGTGCCAAGACCTCTGCAGAGCTGGTGGGTCTCACGAAACCGGACCTTCACGGTGATTTAACAACCAGAGAAGTTGCTGCTTTGATCGAGATGAATGAAAAGgatctccttgatcttATGCTTGACGATAGCATCCTCATCGAGTATGCTGTGCTGCGTGAAATGACAGCTATTCATGAAAATGAAATCATGAGActtctctttggaaagTCGACTGAAAAGATAGTTCTGAGAGCTAAGGAGTTTTCGCCCTTGAAGTTCGAGCCATTCTTAGCACGACTTAGACAAGACTATGCTTCATTTGAAAGCGAGGTGCAACGATACATTGGGCTTCATGATAAATACATTCTAAATCCTACAAAAGAGCAGGAAAAGGAcaaacttgaagagaaagagtcAGAAGGAAAAAACCCAAACAAGGACaattcgaagaagagcaaggaagaaaagctGCAGAAGACTAAAGACACTGAGGTCAACGAGAATAAGTAG